In one window of Pseudochaenichthys georgianus chromosome 5, fPseGeo1.2, whole genome shotgun sequence DNA:
- the LOC117446742 gene encoding insulin-like growth factor-binding protein 6 isoform X1, with product MLLCLNILLLLFLQPALSSPVQLTTPSRGCATCKSKSTQRQPVVALNATALAIGEACGVYTLSCAQGLRCAPSEDEPRPLRALLEGRGVCSNASSTSPTESVPTVAPASTEDPDEHPCRTYITTLIEGHDAHVFKKDDDIYMPNCDKRGFFRKKQCMSSRAKRRGKCWCVDQKGVEVPSKTKQKGPLSC from the exons ATGCTTCTGTGTTTAAACATCCTGTTGCTGCTATTCCTCCAGCCGGCTCTGTCGTCCCCAGTGCAGCTGACCACCCCGTCCAGAGGATGTGCCACCTGCAAATCAAAGTCCACACAGCGTCAGCCGGTCGTAGCTTTAAATGCCACCGCTCTGGCCATTGGAGAAGCTTGTGGGGTTTACACTCTCAGCTGCGCCCAAGGTCTGCGTTGTGCCCCTTCAGAGGATGAGCCGAGGCCCCTCCGTGCCCTGCTCGAAGGCAGGGGGGTCTGCAGTAACGCCAGCAGCACCAGCCCGACTGAAAGTGTCCCAACAGTAG CTCCAGCATCTACTGAGGATCCGGATGAG CATCCATGTCGTACATATATAACTACACTTATCGAAGGTCATGATGCCCACGTATTTAAGAAGGATGATGATATTTACATGCCCAACTGTGACAAGCGTGGTTTCTTCAGAAAGAAGCAG TGTATGTCTTCTCGAGCTAAGCGACGTGGCAAGTGCTGGTGTGTGGATCAGAAGGGTGTGGAAGTCCCCTCAAAAACGAAACAGAAGGGCCCCCTGAGTTGTTGA
- the LOC117446742 gene encoding insulin-like growth factor-binding protein 6 isoform X2, with protein sequence MPALSSPVQLTTPSRGCATCKSKSTQRQPVVALNATALAIGEACGVYTLSCAQGLRCAPSEDEPRPLRALLEGRGVCSNASSTSPTESVPTVAPASTEDPDEHPCRTYITTLIEGHDAHVFKKDDDIYMPNCDKRGFFRKKQCMSSRAKRRGKCWCVDQKGVEVPSKTKQKGPLSC encoded by the exons ATG CCGGCTCTGTCGTCCCCAGTGCAGCTGACCACCCCGTCCAGAGGATGTGCCACCTGCAAATCAAAGTCCACACAGCGTCAGCCGGTCGTAGCTTTAAATGCCACCGCTCTGGCCATTGGAGAAGCTTGTGGGGTTTACACTCTCAGCTGCGCCCAAGGTCTGCGTTGTGCCCCTTCAGAGGATGAGCCGAGGCCCCTCCGTGCCCTGCTCGAAGGCAGGGGGGTCTGCAGTAACGCCAGCAGCACCAGCCCGACTGAAAGTGTCCCAACAGTAG CTCCAGCATCTACTGAGGATCCGGATGAG CATCCATGTCGTACATATATAACTACACTTATCGAAGGTCATGATGCCCACGTATTTAAGAAGGATGATGATATTTACATGCCCAACTGTGACAAGCGTGGTTTCTTCAGAAAGAAGCAG TGTATGTCTTCTCGAGCTAAGCGACGTGGCAAGTGCTGGTGTGTGGATCAGAAGGGTGTGGAAGTCCCCTCAAAAACGAAACAGAAGGGCCCCCTGAGTTGTTGA